One Sphingobacteruim zhuxiongii DNA window includes the following coding sequences:
- a CDS encoding SusC/RagA family TonB-linked outer membrane protein, with protein sequence MRKISLVLIVPILAFSSQSIANSHFLFGSGISSSVLWTQQSVQGRVVASDTDEPLVGVTVSLKGKQGSTITNSEGHFTIAANRGDVLVFSMLNFAKFELPVGAESVDLRIALERSSEGLDEVVVVGYGVQKKATLTGSVASVQGDVLKRSPAVSVTNSLSGLMPGLIALNRSGEPGADVSSLLIRGVNTTGTTSPLVVVDGIQNPSGWQRINQNDIESINILKDASAAIYGAQAANGVILITTKRGKSGKPVINYSMNIGMGQPTRTPKLASSAVFADYVNDLLIQSGQDPRYTDAEIEKFRLGNDPNYPNINWYDEVLKNISTQQIHNLNLRGGSEKVRYSISGSYSNQNSIFKKGIHDYDGFTVRSNIDADVTKDFTVSVDLNSVYNNRVRPGTVDPWYWLNGLPMVPVYYENGLPSAGIENGYNPSVMASDAAGKNSIVDKNYNIKGGFNWKIPKVEGLELNGYLVYTDGYGFNKNWRTPWKVYNYDSTNDTYIPMTGGAIVSPDLNIRTDKSDGMFYNLKLSYHRTFKDHFISAFVAGEQSSSKSNYQRSFRRNFLSTAIDELFAGDPATQESDGMSYDFGRQSVFGRLSYNYKEKYLVDMNARFDGSYAFAPKKRFGFFPGISVAWVASKDLFPESTVVNDLKIRGSVGQLGNDQINPYQYLASYNLGLQYGYHFGQTPKSSLGSIPNVTPNPDITWEVATISNIGLDASFLNRTFELTFDVFKQNRSNILALRDLEIPAYTSLSLPTENIGEVENRGIETGLKYNRLAAGDFKFSLGGNFGYSKNKVISLSEASNVPDYQKAEGKLVGAELYYQAIGVIRTEEQLNGSPIFPGSKVGDLQYQDINGNGVIDAGDRMRMDRSNIPQITFGLNAHFQYRNFSLFMNFAGQAKAWQYYHQNARIGVNGLEDLIVNRWRPGSMDSKYPRVPTLTSPGEPSALVSTFWLQNASFLRLKTLELGYDLDPNLISQLKLSSARVFVNGNNLFTLSEIKWYDPEGTSDRGTFYPQSKVFNIGLSVAF encoded by the coding sequence ATGAGAAAAATCAGTTTAGTACTTATTGTACCAATTTTGGCATTCTCATCCCAATCGATTGCTAATAGCCATTTCTTATTCGGATCTGGAATTTCCAGTTCTGTGCTTTGGACTCAACAAAGCGTTCAAGGAAGGGTCGTTGCATCGGATACAGATGAACCCTTAGTTGGTGTAACGGTTTCCTTGAAAGGTAAACAAGGAAGCACGATTACAAATTCTGAAGGACATTTTACGATTGCTGCAAATCGGGGAGATGTGCTTGTATTTTCCATGTTAAATTTCGCGAAGTTTGAACTGCCCGTTGGTGCGGAAAGCGTCGATCTTCGGATTGCTTTGGAGCGCTCAAGCGAAGGACTGGATGAGGTTGTTGTTGTGGGGTATGGTGTCCAAAAGAAAGCCACATTGACCGGCTCTGTTGCTTCTGTGCAGGGAGATGTATTAAAACGAAGCCCTGCAGTCAGTGTGACGAATTCTCTTTCCGGTTTAATGCCTGGATTGATTGCACTAAACCGATCTGGAGAGCCCGGCGCTGATGTTTCATCCCTATTGATTCGTGGTGTAAACACCACTGGAACTACCAGTCCGCTCGTGGTAGTGGATGGTATTCAGAATCCTTCAGGCTGGCAGCGAATCAATCAGAACGATATTGAGTCAATCAATATTTTAAAAGACGCATCTGCCGCCATCTACGGTGCTCAGGCTGCTAATGGGGTTATCTTAATTACAACAAAGCGCGGGAAATCGGGAAAACCGGTTATTAATTATTCGATGAATATTGGCATGGGCCAGCCAACACGAACACCGAAGTTAGCAAGTTCTGCAGTGTTTGCAGACTATGTGAATGATTTGTTGATTCAAAGCGGACAGGATCCGCGGTATACCGATGCGGAGATTGAAAAATTCCGTCTTGGTAACGATCCGAATTATCCGAATATCAATTGGTATGATGAGGTGCTAAAGAATATATCTACTCAGCAGATACATAACCTCAATTTGCGAGGCGGTAGTGAGAAGGTCCGATATTCGATTTCTGGTTCCTACAGTAATCAAAATAGTATTTTTAAGAAGGGTATTCATGACTATGATGGCTTTACTGTGCGATCCAATATTGATGCGGATGTCACGAAAGACTTTACAGTATCTGTTGATTTGAATTCGGTCTATAATAATCGTGTTCGTCCCGGTACAGTAGATCCTTGGTATTGGCTGAATGGATTGCCAATGGTTCCTGTTTATTATGAAAATGGATTACCTTCTGCCGGGATAGAGAATGGATATAATCCTTCAGTTATGGCAAGTGACGCTGCAGGAAAGAATAGTATAGTTGATAAGAATTATAATATTAAAGGAGGCTTTAATTGGAAAATCCCCAAGGTCGAAGGCTTAGAACTCAATGGATATTTAGTTTATACAGATGGTTATGGTTTCAACAAGAATTGGCGGACACCATGGAAGGTCTATAATTATGATTCGACGAACGATACCTATATTCCGATGACTGGAGGCGCTATTGTGAGCCCTGATTTGAACATCCGTACAGACAAGAGCGACGGTATGTTTTATAATTTGAAGTTAAGCTACCACCGAACTTTTAAAGACCATTTCATTAGCGCATTTGTTGCTGGCGAGCAATCCAGCTCGAAGTCCAATTATCAAAGGAGTTTTCGCAGGAACTTCTTGTCAACAGCCATTGATGAGTTGTTTGCTGGAGATCCGGCAACACAAGAGTCTGACGGGATGTCTTATGACTTCGGCAGGCAGAGTGTATTCGGCCGCCTGAGTTATAACTACAAGGAGAAATACCTCGTGGATATGAATGCTCGATTTGATGGCTCATATGCCTTTGCGCCGAAGAAACGTTTTGGGTTTTTTCCAGGGATCTCAGTGGCATGGGTCGCTTCAAAGGATCTTTTTCCGGAGTCCACTGTAGTTAATGATTTAAAAATTAGAGGATCTGTTGGGCAGCTGGGTAACGATCAGATAAATCCCTATCAATATCTAGCTTCATATAATTTAGGACTTCAATATGGTTATCATTTTGGACAAACACCAAAGTCAAGTTTAGGTTCTATTCCGAATGTGACACCTAACCCAGATATAACTTGGGAGGTCGCTACTATTTCTAATATTGGTTTGGATGCCTCTTTCCTAAATAGAACATTTGAATTGACCTTTGATGTGTTCAAGCAAAACAGATCCAATATCCTCGCATTACGAGATTTAGAAATCCCTGCCTATACCTCACTATCACTACCGACAGAAAATATTGGAGAGGTAGAAAATAGGGGAATTGAGACAGGGTTGAAATACAATCGCTTGGCGGCTGGAGATTTTAAATTTAGTCTAGGAGGTAATTTTGGTTATTCGAAGAATAAGGTGATCAGTTTGAGTGAGGCGAGTAATGTACCAGACTATCAAAAGGCGGAAGGGAAGCTTGTGGGTGCCGAGCTGTATTATCAGGCTATAGGTGTTATCCGTACGGAGGAGCAGCTCAATGGTTCGCCTATATTTCCGGGTTCGAAAGTTGGGGATTTACAATATCAGGATATCAATGGTAATGGGGTTATTGATGCTGGAGATCGGATGCGTATGGATCGTTCTAATATACCTCAGATTACTTTTGGTTTGAATGCTCATTTTCAATATCGGAACTTTTCCTTATTTATGAATTTTGCAGGTCAAGCAAAGGCATGGCAATACTATCATCAAAATGCTAGAATTGGGGTGAATGGTCTGGAAGATCTTATCGTCAATCGCTGGCGTCCAGGTAGCATGGATTCCAAATATCCGCGTGTTCCTACTTTAACGAGCCCTGGGGAGCCAAGTGCACTGGTGAGTACCTTCTGGTTACAGAACGCATCCTTCTTGCGCTTGAAGACTTTAGAACTTGGATATGATTTAGATCCAAATTTGATTAGCCAGTTGAAGTTGAGTAGCGCTCGTGTTTTTGTGAATGGGAATAACCTATTTACATTATCGGAGATCAAGTGGTATGACCCTGAGGGTACTTCCGACCGCGGTACCTTCTATCCACAAAGCAAGGTGTTTAATATAGGTTTGAGTGTTGCCTTTTAA
- a CDS encoding RagB/SusD family nutrient uptake outer membrane protein — MKRYILSNTRKWLIVVFSCFSLVSCDMDVLDTVPSDRFSEDAIWDDPALIETFVSSTYRSIPNGFRYSFYNLSVMVDELNARNNAWLYAYWGGNLTADNLGIANYWSAVATGTNTNQNYWTTINRTNIFFQNIERERSKELAPETRDRMIGEMKVIRAKSYFELISLFGGVPLITKPFNLKDDFKLKRNTYNEVMVFLLKEVEEAINLLPMEYDAANKGRISKGAAMALKSRAMLYRASPLNNPQNDRSLWEAAANAAKDVIDLKKYRLFPDYRTYFLEENIYNSESIWQRPFNQLISPEAVYLELASYPNGYNGFGQIHPLQNLVDDFETTRGLMPENDPLFSDQDPYKDRDPRFYATILHDGMVWKGREVETFLPGGKDSNEGPISPWNASETGYYPRKFVNERINNPSSSNMSQTPWTFFRYAEILLNFAEANYFLGNEQIARDYLNMVRSRESVNQPNIPASTSGSALFDRIVNERRVELVFEMHRWYDLRRWKIAPKVLNTDFLRMDIRKNITSGVKTYKKVVWKKAVFTDKDYLLPIPQDEIDKNELLTQNPGYN; from the coding sequence ATGAAAAGATATATATTATCAAATACTAGAAAATGGTTAATCGTTGTGTTTAGCTGTTTTTCGCTGGTTTCCTGTGATATGGATGTACTGGATACTGTACCCAGTGATCGCTTTAGTGAGGATGCCATTTGGGATGATCCAGCCTTGATTGAAACTTTTGTGTCGAGTACCTATCGATCAATCCCTAATGGATTTCGTTATAGTTTTTATAATCTATCGGTGATGGTTGATGAGTTGAATGCAAGAAATAATGCATGGCTTTATGCCTATTGGGGTGGCAACCTGACGGCAGACAATTTAGGCATTGCTAATTATTGGAGTGCGGTAGCTACTGGAACGAATACAAATCAGAACTACTGGACAACAATTAATCGTACGAATATTTTCTTTCAAAATATCGAACGTGAACGCAGTAAAGAATTAGCGCCTGAGACTCGCGATCGTATGATTGGTGAAATGAAAGTCATTCGTGCGAAGAGTTATTTTGAATTGATTAGTTTGTTTGGCGGAGTTCCCTTAATTACGAAGCCTTTTAACTTGAAAGATGATTTCAAACTTAAACGCAATACGTATAACGAGGTAATGGTTTTTCTGTTGAAGGAAGTGGAAGAAGCTATTAACTTACTTCCTATGGAATATGACGCTGCAAATAAGGGCAGAATTAGCAAGGGAGCTGCGATGGCTTTGAAGTCTCGTGCGATGTTATATCGTGCTAGCCCACTAAATAATCCGCAGAACGACCGATCCTTGTGGGAGGCTGCTGCAAATGCCGCAAAAGATGTGATCGATTTGAAGAAGTATCGTCTATTTCCAGATTATCGTACCTATTTTCTGGAAGAGAATATCTACAATTCGGAATCGATTTGGCAGCGCCCTTTCAACCAGTTAATCAGTCCAGAGGCTGTTTATTTAGAGCTTGCTTCATATCCTAATGGATATAATGGATTTGGTCAGATACATCCTTTGCAGAACTTGGTAGATGATTTTGAAACGACGCGAGGGCTAATGCCAGAGAATGACCCATTGTTTAGTGATCAAGATCCGTATAAGGATCGAGATCCTCGATTCTATGCGACGATACTACATGATGGTATGGTTTGGAAAGGTCGGGAAGTAGAGACTTTTTTACCGGGAGGGAAGGATTCCAACGAAGGGCCAATTTCTCCTTGGAATGCATCGGAAACTGGCTATTATCCGAGAAAGTTTGTCAATGAGCGGATCAATAATCCGAGTTCATCGAATATGTCACAAACGCCGTGGACGTTCTTTCGCTATGCGGAGATTTTACTAAACTTCGCAGAGGCGAACTATTTCTTGGGGAATGAACAAATTGCACGCGATTATTTAAATATGGTTCGTAGTCGAGAGAGTGTAAATCAACCAAATATTCCCGCTAGTACATCCGGATCGGCTTTATTTGATCGCATCGTTAATGAGCGTCGTGTGGAGTTAGTTTTTGAAATGCATCGTTGGTATGATCTTCGACGATGGAAGATTGCTCCAAAAGTGTTGAATACAGACTTTTTGCGCATGGATATTCGCAAGAATATAACATCAGGCGTGAAAACCTATAAGAAAGTGGTTTGGAAAAAGGCGGTATTTACTGATAAGGATTATTTATTGCCGATTCCTCAAGATGAGATCGACAAGAACGAGCTATTAACGCAGAATCCAGGATATAATTAG
- a CDS encoding helix-turn-helix transcriptional regulator, translating to MSVDLKKRFDRIVDILIQLQSKRVVRAQELADRFDVSLRTIYRDIKSLEQAGVPLIGEAGTGYSIMEGYKLPPISFSKEEALSFVATEKLTQKFLDKESAKQYSSALLKIKAILKSHDKDLLSTVENQIIMQQQSMPPFLEQVPHALSSTLESISHKKQLFVKYQGINDEEGKERTLEPIGIYHEGGFWYIVAYCLIRQDFRQFRSDRILEAGLTENNFSKEHISIAAYLKSHKNTERPKTTVKLIMGKKVANHLKWERKHYGFESERIIDDQVEMTFQSKDIAIEFPRWMMMFADFVTILEPAELKQNLKNILEQAIENTNK from the coding sequence ATGTCTGTAGACCTTAAGAAACGTTTCGATCGCATCGTCGATATCCTGATCCAATTGCAGTCGAAACGCGTTGTACGAGCGCAAGAACTGGCGGATCGATTTGATGTCAGCCTAAGAACTATCTATCGCGATATTAAGAGTTTAGAGCAAGCTGGTGTACCATTAATTGGAGAGGCTGGCACAGGCTATTCCATCATGGAGGGCTATAAACTACCGCCGATAAGTTTCAGTAAAGAAGAGGCCCTATCTTTTGTCGCTACCGAGAAGTTAACACAAAAATTCTTAGATAAAGAAAGTGCAAAACAGTATAGCTCCGCCCTATTGAAGATCAAGGCTATCCTAAAATCGCACGATAAGGACTTGTTATCTACAGTAGAAAATCAGATTATTATGCAGCAACAGTCCATGCCTCCCTTTCTTGAGCAGGTACCCCATGCACTGAGCAGCACCTTAGAAAGCATCTCCCACAAGAAACAACTCTTTGTCAAATACCAAGGTATTAATGATGAAGAGGGAAAAGAGCGTACGCTTGAACCCATCGGTATCTATCATGAAGGTGGATTTTGGTATATAGTAGCTTATTGCTTAATTCGACAAGACTTTCGCCAATTTCGAAGTGACAGAATACTTGAAGCCGGACTTACGGAAAACAACTTTAGTAAGGAGCACATCTCTATTGCCGCATATTTAAAAAGTCATAAAAACACCGAACGACCAAAAACGACTGTCAAACTTATTATGGGGAAGAAAGTCGCCAACCACTTAAAATGGGAGCGAAAACATTACGGCTTTGAATCCGAAAGAATAATCGATGATCAAGTCGAGATGACTTTTCAAAGCAAAGATATAGCAATTGAATTCCCACGATGGATGATGATGTTCGCAGATTTTGTCACCATTCTTGAACCAGCAGAGCTCAAACAAAACCTGAAAAACATCCTCGAACAGGCTATTGAAAACACAAATAAATAA
- a CDS encoding MBL fold metallo-hydrolase, with product MKLYSIDTGFFKLDGGAMFGVVPKSIWQKTNPADSNNLCTWATRLLLIEDGKRLTLVDTALGDKQDAKFFGHYFLHGDDTIDNSLAKYGFHRDDITDVILTHLHFDHCGGAILREGEKLVPAFKNARFWSNEKHWRWATVDPNPREKASFLKENILPIQESGQLHFISEEQPQYDTEIQMRFAYGHTEAMMLPQITYKDKTLLYMADLLPSVGHIPLAYVMSYDVRPLVTMDERKSYWQEIVDKEYILFLEHDSVHECCTLQHTEKGIRVKDTFKLADLG from the coding sequence ATGAAATTATATAGCATTGATACGGGATTTTTCAAACTAGATGGCGGCGCAATGTTTGGCGTCGTACCAAAATCCATTTGGCAAAAGACAAATCCTGCAGACAGCAATAACCTATGTACATGGGCTACCCGTCTGCTTTTGATTGAAGATGGTAAACGCCTAACTTTAGTTGACACCGCATTGGGCGATAAACAAGACGCAAAATTCTTCGGACACTATTTCCTTCATGGAGACGACACCATCGACAACTCTTTGGCAAAATATGGCTTCCATCGCGATGATATTACCGATGTTATTTTAACACATTTACACTTTGACCATTGTGGAGGAGCAATTCTTCGCGAAGGTGAAAAGCTTGTACCTGCCTTTAAAAATGCGCGCTTTTGGTCAAATGAGAAGCATTGGCGTTGGGCAACAGTAGATCCTAATCCTAGAGAGAAAGCTTCATTTTTGAAAGAAAACATACTTCCGATTCAAGAATCGGGACAGCTCCATTTCATCTCCGAAGAGCAGCCCCAATACGATACGGAAATCCAGATGCGCTTTGCTTATGGACATACAGAAGCCATGATGTTACCGCAAATAACATACAAAGACAAGACCTTACTTTATATGGCCGATTTACTGCCCTCTGTAGGGCATATCCCCCTAGCCTATGTTATGAGTTACGATGTTCGCCCATTGGTAACGATGGATGAACGAAAATCATATTGGCAAGAAATTGTCGATAAGGAATACATTCTGTTCTTAGAACATGATTCGGTACACGAATGCTGTACCCTGCAACATACGGAAAAAGGAATACGTGTAAAGGACACCTTTAAATTAGCCGATCTTGGATAA
- a CDS encoding glutamine synthetase III family protein gives MSNSRFKAVEEATKHIFSAKSNVKAQRAVNIYGKNVFTIVKMREYLPKTVYKELTTAIEEGKQITHEMAEYIAQAMKAWAIENETTHYTHWFQPLTGSTAEKHDSFFEPDSDGSAIEKFTADALVQQEPDASSFPNGGIRNTFEARGYTAWDPSSPAFIFESSSGKTLCIPTVFVSYTGESLDYKAPLLKAIASIDKAATDVAQYFDKSVTKVNASLGIEQEYFLVDLALYNARPDLQLTGRTLFGHISAKGQQLEDHYFGAIPERVLAYMVDLENESLKLGIPLKTRHNEVAPSQFECAPMYEEINLAIDHNQLLMNVMEQVALRHNFKVLLHEKPYSGVNGSGKHNNWSLITNTGVNLLSPGKTPKNNLMFLTFFVNTIKAVFEHADLLRASIASHSNDHRLGANEAPPAIISIFLGSQLDEILEEVESARVAKKVKSEANLWHGIPKIPDLKLDNTDRNRTSPFAFTGNKFEFRAVGSSANSALPMTVLNAIVATQLIEFKAEVDKQIKKGTKKDLAILNVVRKYIKESKAIRFEGNGYSEEWEIEAAARGLANIKSTPKALDVYVTPESLELFETLGIYNKRESEARHEILLENFFKKLQIEARVIGEIVTSQIAPACITYQNELIENVKGLKDLGLPKESYSSQLNYLERISKHVNTILEKAEEMRQARKKANTIDDIRERAIAYDEVVKPFFDDIRYHVNKLEKLVDDAKWPLPKLRELLFIH, from the coding sequence ATGTCAAACAGCAGATTTAAAGCAGTTGAAGAAGCAACGAAACATATTTTCAGCGCGAAATCAAACGTAAAAGCACAAAGAGCAGTAAACATTTATGGTAAAAATGTTTTCACTATCGTTAAGATGAGAGAATATTTGCCGAAGACAGTTTATAAAGAATTAACAACTGCGATTGAAGAAGGAAAGCAAATCACGCACGAGATGGCAGAGTATATTGCACAAGCGATGAAAGCTTGGGCAATTGAAAATGAAACTACACACTATACACACTGGTTTCAACCATTAACTGGATCGACTGCTGAAAAACATGACTCTTTCTTCGAACCAGATTCTGACGGAAGTGCAATTGAGAAATTTACTGCTGATGCATTAGTTCAACAAGAACCGGATGCTTCTTCGTTCCCGAACGGTGGTATTCGTAATACATTTGAAGCTAGAGGGTATACGGCATGGGATCCTTCCTCTCCAGCATTTATTTTCGAATCTTCATCTGGTAAAACACTTTGTATTCCTACTGTATTTGTTTCTTACACTGGAGAATCTTTAGATTACAAAGCACCACTTTTAAAAGCAATCGCTTCTATCGACAAAGCAGCAACAGATGTTGCTCAATATTTTGATAAATCTGTAACAAAGGTTAACGCATCATTAGGTATCGAACAAGAGTATTTCCTTGTTGACCTTGCTTTATATAATGCGCGTCCTGACTTACAATTAACTGGTCGTACTTTATTTGGACATATCTCTGCAAAAGGACAACAATTAGAAGATCACTACTTCGGAGCAATTCCTGAGCGTGTATTAGCCTATATGGTTGACTTGGAAAATGAATCCCTAAAACTTGGTATTCCATTGAAAACTCGTCACAATGAAGTTGCACCTTCTCAATTCGAGTGTGCGCCAATGTACGAAGAGATCAACTTAGCAATTGACCACAACCAATTGTTGATGAATGTAATGGAGCAAGTGGCTTTACGTCATAACTTCAAAGTATTATTACACGAAAAACCTTACTCTGGCGTAAATGGTTCAGGTAAACACAATAACTGGTCATTAATCACCAATACTGGCGTAAACTTACTTTCTCCTGGAAAGACTCCAAAGAACAACTTAATGTTCTTAACTTTCTTTGTGAACACTATCAAAGCGGTATTTGAACATGCTGATTTATTACGCGCATCGATTGCAAGTCATTCTAATGACCACCGTCTAGGTGCAAACGAAGCTCCTCCAGCAATTATCTCTATCTTCTTAGGTTCTCAATTAGATGAAATCTTAGAAGAGGTAGAATCAGCTCGCGTAGCGAAGAAAGTAAAATCGGAAGCAAACTTATGGCATGGTATCCCTAAGATTCCTGATTTGAAACTGGATAACACAGACAGAAACCGTACGTCTCCTTTTGCCTTTACCGGTAATAAGTTTGAATTCCGTGCTGTTGGTTCATCGGCGAACTCTGCACTTCCAATGACTGTATTAAATGCAATCGTTGCAACGCAATTAATCGAATTCAAAGCAGAAGTTGATAAGCAAATCAAAAAAGGAACGAAGAAAGATTTAGCGATCTTAAACGTTGTTCGTAAATATATTAAAGAGTCTAAAGCAATCCGTTTTGAAGGAAATGGATATAGCGAAGAGTGGGAAATTGAAGCTGCAGCTCGCGGATTAGCGAACATCAAATCAACTCCTAAGGCACTTGATGTTTATGTAACTCCTGAATCTTTAGAGTTATTCGAGACATTAGGTATCTACAACAAACGCGAATCAGAAGCTAGACATGAAATTCTTTTAGAAAACTTCTTTAAGAAGCTTCAAATCGAAGCTCGTGTAATTGGCGAAATTGTAACGAGTCAAATTGCTCCTGCTTGTATCACGTACCAAAACGAGTTAATCGAGAATGTGAAAGGATTGAAAGATCTTGGTTTACCAAAAGAATCATACAGCTCACAGTTAAACTATTTAGAGCGTATCTCTAAACATGTAAACACAATTCTTGAGAAAGCTGAAGAAATGCGTCAAGCACGTAAAAAAGCAAATACAATCGATGATATTCGTGAAAGAGCAATCGCTTACGATGAGGTCGTAAAACCGTTCTTCGATGATATTCGCTACCACGTAAATAAACTTGAAAAATTAGTAGATGATGCTAAATGGCCTCTACCTAAATTACGTGAATTATTATTTATTCACTAA